The following proteins come from a genomic window of Henningerozyma blattae CBS 6284 chromosome 4, complete genome:
- the SEC4 gene encoding Rab family GTPase SEC4 (similar to Saccharomyces cerevisiae SEC4 (YFL005W); ancestral locus Anc_8.70), whose translation MSGLRTVSASSGNAKNYDSIMKILLIGDSGVGKSCLLVRFVDDKFNPSFITTIGIDFKIKTIDINGKKIKLQLWDTAGQERFRTITTAYYRGAMGIILVYDVTDENTFENIRTWFKTVNEHANGEAQLLLVGNKSDMETRTVTYEQGESLAKELGIPFIESSAKDDKNVNEIFFTLTNLIQEKIDSNKMTETPAAGKKDNVNINSSNGGSSKSNCCN comes from the coding sequence ATGTCAGGTTTAAGAACAGTTTCAGCTTCCTCTGGAAATGCAAAAAATTACGATTCGATCATGAAGATCTTATTGATTGGTGATTCAGGTGTTGGTAAATCTTGTCTGTTGGTTAGATTTGTTGATGATAAGTTTAACCCATCGTTCATTACTACCATCGgtattgattttaaaatcaaaaccATTGATATCAACGgtaagaaaattaaattacaattatgGGATACTGCTGGTCAAGAAAGATTCAGGACTATCACGACAGCCTATTACCGTGGTGCCATGGGTATCATTTTAGTTTATGATGTCACTGATGAAAatacttttgaaaatattagaacTTGGTTCAAGACAGTGAATGAGCATGCTAATGGTGAAGCTCAACTGTTATTAGTTGGTAATAAGAGTGATATGGAAACAAGAACAGTAACGTACGAACAAGGTGAAAGCTTAGCAAAAGAATTAGGAATTCCTTTCATCGAATCAAGTGCTAAAGATGACAAGAATGTCAATGAGATTTTCTTCACTTTAACCaatttaattcaagaaaaaatagataGCAATAAAATGACTGAAACTCCAGCTGCAGGCAAAAAGGACaatgttaatattaattcaagTAATGGTGGCAGTTCAAAATCTAATTGTTGTAATTAA
- the VTC3 gene encoding vacuolar transporter chaperone (similar to Saccharomyces cerevisiae VTC2 (YFL004W) and VTC3 (YPL019C); ancestral locus Anc_8.71), with protein sequence MLFGSKLKNDVYPPWKESYIDYDFLKSLLKEPVDTNRVSGDNVSWTNDDESRFVEALDGQLEKVYTFQSERYNSLMEKLNRLEDQSSTEEKIKNLDFETFQAILEDTLAETKELDNFSRLNYTGFVKIVKKHDKVHPQFPSVKALLKVRLQELPFHSEGYSPLLYQISYLYNIFRSNSTVTSESMVNGSKLSSVARSNSANLNFKSFKFWVHRDNLMEVKTRILRHLPVLVYAAAPTENDNDADNIIESRFESNTFDSPSLDSSNDPDNAIVSTKSMDPFITSLYFDNEDFTLYNDKLLKTHEAPTLRIRWNGKLVDNKNVFMEKRMLVQSDDTSTGSNTNDLSSFIEDFQETRIRIEPKYLNGFIFNGDEKYKEKVLKKLKESGTMDSELNKIGKDFDVLKIFIIQENLQPIFRTIFTRTAFQIPGDDRIRITIDSDIVYIREDCFDKNRPIRDPKVWHRNDIDSNVKDPLKLLRKGEYVKFPYSVMEIKIKNNESPSMINTIFNNNANKMSNTKLPRKHGQWITELTNSHLVKEVPKFSKYIQGVASLYSDDDKLDSLPFWLPELESDIKINPKDAYYQEEQKKKKQQEVQKKLDNMRRLSNVSKSKPVGNGVTNYNTSENINNMEGIPEGEADLEDHDSSDDDTENNPNRGPSSNTTTINNRKKSKKNVKKKDPTFLNILTGRDSKLVGYDSEEEEIELPPGVIEPTSYIKNAGPVKVEAKVWLANERTFNRWLRVCTLLSVLTFSIYNSVKKSEFPKLANLLAYIYFSLTLFCGLWSYKIYLKRLSIIKQRSGEHLDAPLGPMLVAGVLFMSLIINFVVAFRVAAKKRLIVNTLENTGDIDMPLPENLQAIESFVLKVLGI encoded by the coding sequence ATGCTATTTGGGTCGAAGCTAAAAAATGACGTCTATCCACCTTGGAAGGAATCATATATTGattatgattttttaaaatctctATTAAAAGAGCCTGTCGATACTAATAGAGTGTCTGGTGACAATGTATCCTGGAccaatgatgatgaatcGAGATTTGTGGAAGCGTTAGATGGCCAATTAGAGAAAGTTTATACTTTCCAATCAGAAAGATACAATAGTCTAATGGAAAAATTGAATCGTTTAGAAGATCAATCTTCTACCGAGGAGAAAATCAAGAATTTGGATTTCGAGACTTTTCAAGCCATCTTAGAAGATACTTTGGCTGAAACTAAGGAATTGGATAATTTCTCTCGTTTGAATTATACTGGGTTTGTTAAGATTGTTAAGAAACATGATAAGGTCCATCCACAATTTCCATCGGTAAAAGCGTTATTGAAAGTTAGGCTACAGGAATTACCATTCCATTCTGAAGGATATTCACCCTTATTATACCAAATCTCTTATCTGTATAATATCTTTAGAAGTAACTCTACCGTGACTTCTGAATCAATGGTCAATGGCTCAAAATTGTCAAGTGTGGCTAGAAGTAATAGCgccaatttaaattttaaaagctTCAAGTTTTGGGTTCATAGAGATAATCTGATGGAAGTAAAGACGAGAATTTTAAGACATTTACCAGTTTTAGTTTATGCTGCTGCTCCAactgaaaatgataatgatgctGACAATATTATTGAGAGTCGATTCGAATCTAATACTTTTGATTCACCATCTTTAGATTCTAGTAATGATCCTGATAATGCAATTGTCTCTACTAAATCAATGGACCCCTTCATCACTTCTTTATATTTCGATAATGAAGACTTCACTCTATATAACGATAAGTTATTGAAGACTCATGAAGCACCAACTCTAAGAATCAGATGGAATGGCAAATTGGTCGATAACAAAAATGTTTTTATGGAAAAGAGAATGTTAGTTCAAAGTGATGATACTAGTACTGGTTCCAATACCAATGACCTTTCATCTTTTATTGAAGATTTCCAAGAGACAAGAATTCGTATTGAGcctaaatatttaaatgggtttatatttaatggtgatgaaaaatataaagaaaaagtgctcaagaaattaaaagaaagtGGTACTATGGATAGTGAACTGAATAAGATCGGTAAAGATTTCGatgttttgaaaatttttattattcagGAAAACTTGCAGCCTATTTTTAGAACTATTTTTACTAGAACAGCTTTCCAAATCCCAGGTGATgatagaattagaattactATTGATTCAGACATTGTTTATATAAGAGAAGATTGTTTCGATAAAAACAGACCTATTAGAGACCCAAAGGTCTGGCATAGAAACGACATCGATTCCAACGTTAAGGATCCTTTAAAACTACTAAGAAAAGGTGAATACGTTAAATTTCCATACTCTGTAATggaaatcaaaattaaaaataatgagtCGCCTTCCATGATCAATACTATTTTCAACAATAATGCTAATAAGATGTCAAATACAAAGCTACCAAGAAAGCATGGTCAATGGATTACAGAATTAACAAATTCTCATCTTGTAAAAGAGGTTCctaaattttctaaatatattcaagGGGTTGCATCTCTTTATAGTGACGATGATAAACTAGATTCATTACCATTTTGGTTACCAGAATTAGAATCTGATATCAAGATTAATCCAAAAGACGCTTATTATCAAGAagaacaaaagaaaaagaaacaacaagaagttcaaaaaaaattagataatatgAGAAGATTATCAAACGTAAGTAAATCAAAGCCAGTAGGAAACGGCGTCACCAATTACAACACTAgtgaaaatatcaataatatggAAGGTATCCCTGAGGGTGAGGCTGATCTTGAGGATCACGATTCTTCAGATGATGATACAGaaaataatccaaatagAGGGCCATCTTCAAATACGActactattaataatagaaaaaaatcaaagaaaaatgttaaaaagaaagaccctacatttttaaatatcttgACAGGAAGAGATTCCAAATTAGTAGGATACGATTCTGAGGAAGAAGAGATTGAATTACCACCTGGTGTTATCGAGCCAACAAGTTATATCAAAAATGCAGGTCCAGTTAAGGTTGAAGCTAAAGTTTGGTTAGCAAATGAACGTACTTTCAACAGATGGCTACGAGTTTGTACCTTATTGAGTGTTCTAACCTTCTCAATTTATAATTCAGTAAAAAAATCCGAATTTCCAAAGCTTGCTAATCTTTTGGCctacatttatttttcattgacCCTATTTTGTGGTCTTTGGTCATATAAAATCTatttgaaaagattaaGTATCATAAAACAGAGGAGTGGTGAGCACCTGGATGCCCCCCTAGGACCTATGCTTGTCGCAGGTGTGCTATTTATGTccttaattattaattttgtgGTAGCATTTAGAGTAGCAGCAAAGAAAAGACTAATTGTAAACACTTTAGAAAATACTGGAGATATTGATATGCCATTACCTGAAAATTTACAGGCTATTGAATCATTCGTCCTAAAAGTCCTGGGTATATAG